One segment of Rhodothermus bifroesti DNA contains the following:
- a CDS encoding DUF4359 domain-containing protein, which translates to MRVGWMLLLAVAGVLYGYNPDPGAFEAYLENRVSEHLHRELGTSPVGRAFAESGGTLTAALARKVTHRDNYYLWSIYTVDPDGPDGERDYWRFLGIGGRFFMIAQPIR; encoded by the coding sequence ATGCGTGTAGGATGGATGCTGCTGTTGGCTGTGGCAGGGGTCTTGTATGGATACAATCCAGACCCTGGCGCTTTTGAAGCCTATTTAGAAAACCGGGTGAGCGAACACCTGCATCGAGAATTAGGCACTTCACCTGTTGGTCGGGCTTTTGCCGAAAGTGGTGGAACCTTGACCGCAGCACTTGCCCGCAAGGTTACCCATCGCGACAATTACTACTTGTGGAGCATTTACACGGTGGATCCGGATGGGCCCGATGGCGAGCGGGATTACTGGCGTTTCCTGGGCATTGGAGGTCGATTTTTCATGATTGCCCAGCCTATCCGATAA
- a CDS encoding DUF4159 domain-containing protein, with protein MRTLWMIGGLLLAWPLWAQETYTFRIAAVKYGGGGDWYQAVTPLPNLLRYVREHTNIDVAPQADVVELSSDRLFTYPFLFLSGHGNIVLTDEEARRLRRYLENGGFLYIDDDYGLDRYIRREMKKVFPEQEFVELPFNHPIYHVHFEFPNGLPKIHEHDGKPPQGFGLFHNGQLVVFYTYETNISDGWESPSVHGDPPEKREAALQMGTNILVYALTRLKPPT; from the coding sequence ATGCGCACGCTATGGATGATCGGGGGCCTCCTGCTGGCTTGGCCACTTTGGGCCCAAGAGACCTACACGTTTCGGATCGCGGCCGTAAAGTACGGAGGGGGCGGCGACTGGTATCAGGCAGTAACCCCGTTGCCCAACCTACTACGCTACGTACGTGAGCACACCAACATTGACGTAGCGCCCCAGGCGGATGTGGTTGAACTCAGCAGCGATCGCCTATTTACCTACCCGTTTTTATTCCTTAGCGGCCATGGGAACATTGTGCTTACCGACGAAGAAGCCCGCCGGCTGCGGCGCTATCTTGAAAATGGCGGGTTCCTCTACATCGACGACGATTATGGACTGGACCGCTACATCCGCCGGGAGATGAAAAAGGTCTTTCCAGAACAGGAATTTGTAGAGCTGCCTTTCAACCACCCCATTTATCACGTTCATTTTGAGTTCCCCAACGGCTTGCCCAAAATCCACGAACACGACGGGAAGCCGCCGCAAGGCTTTGGGCTGTTTCATAACGGCCAACTTGTGGTGTTTTATACCTACGAGACCAACATTAGTGACGGATGGGAATCGCCTTCTGTGCACGGCGATCCACCGGAAAAACGGGAAGCTGCCTTGCAAATGGGCACGAACATCTTGGTGTATGCGCTAACGCGTCTTAAACCCCCAACATAA
- a CDS encoding DUF1028 domain-containing protein, translated as MSCLGLGLVLLPGRPAGEHAPLVATFSIVGYDSETGELGVAVQSKFPNVRPIVPWAQAGVGAVATQSYAELDYALKGLALMANGATAEEALRIVLREDAGRELRQVGIVDAQGNAASWTGTACFPWAGGRVGQQEGNAKAATPGMVVTGYGYTAQGNILVSEETVVAMARAFEATQGPLAERLLAALKAGQEAGGDRRGQQSAALLVVRKGAGYDGLDNYIDLSVYDHPRPIEELMRLYELNKLYFSPGRPEDLIPVTPEIARELQQIWKERGFYDGPVNGVVDATFQRILIDFMGWENYDMRIPAVEAVNLAAGDTLKIDRVMLEHIRQVHREGRWIPR; from the coding sequence ATGAGCTGTTTAGGGCTTGGATTGGTTTTGCTGCCTGGGCGGCCTGCGGGCGAGCATGCCCCTTTAGTGGCGACTTTTTCCATCGTAGGGTACGATTCGGAAACCGGTGAGCTAGGGGTAGCGGTCCAGTCTAAGTTTCCCAACGTGCGGCCTATTGTCCCATGGGCGCAAGCTGGCGTTGGCGCGGTAGCTACGCAGAGCTATGCCGAGCTGGATTATGCACTCAAAGGGTTGGCGCTTATGGCTAACGGGGCCACAGCCGAAGAGGCGCTGCGCATTGTCCTGCGTGAAGATGCTGGGCGAGAGCTTCGCCAGGTGGGTATCGTGGATGCTCAAGGTAACGCTGCAAGTTGGACCGGCACGGCGTGTTTTCCCTGGGCCGGGGGTCGCGTAGGTCAGCAGGAAGGAAACGCTAAGGCGGCCACACCAGGCATGGTAGTAACGGGCTATGGCTATACCGCCCAGGGTAATATCCTGGTTTCAGAAGAGACGGTTGTGGCCATGGCACGGGCCTTTGAAGCAACCCAGGGCCCGCTGGCCGAGCGCCTGCTGGCTGCGCTAAAAGCAGGCCAAGAAGCAGGTGGCGATCGACGCGGGCAGCAAAGCGCTGCCTTGCTGGTCGTGCGCAAAGGCGCTGGCTACGACGGGCTTGACAACTATATCGACCTTTCCGTTTATGATCACCCTCGGCCTATTGAGGAGCTCATGCGTCTTTATGAGCTAAACAAACTCTACTTTTCTCCTGGTCGGCCTGAAGACCTAATCCCAGTTACCCCAGAAATTGCCCGTGAACTTCAGCAAATATGGAAAGAGCGTGGCTTTTACGACGGCCCTGTCAACGGCGTGGTCGACGCGACCTTCCAGCGCATCTTGATTGACTTTATGGGGTGGGAAAACTACGACATGCGCATCCCGGCTGTTGAAGCGGTGAATCTTGCCGCAGGCGACACGCTCAAAATCGACCGCGTGATGCTAGAACACATCCGCCAAGTGCATCGTGAAGGACGCTGGATACCGCGTTAA
- a CDS encoding L-lactate dehydrogenase, whose protein sequence is MLQRRVVGLVGTGHVGVAAAYALFIKGLASELILIDKDTRRAEGEAMDLMHGQSLVGSMAVRAGTYADLQNAQIVIISAGVAQRPGESRLALLNRNTEVFREIMGELDRYAPGAILIVATNPVDILTYVAQRLSQRPAERIIGTGTLLDTARFRALLGQYYGVDPRSVHAYILGEHGDSEVPIWSQVAIGGQRILNRTVLGRPFDPQHMQRIFEEARTAAYAIIERKGYTNTAIGVVIARLVEAILDDEKSVLPVSVRLEGEYGLRDVCLSIPCVVGLEGIEGRVLPELAPEEQEGLHRSAAVLRASLQELSL, encoded by the coding sequence ATGTTACAGCGCCGCGTTGTGGGCCTCGTAGGTACCGGCCACGTAGGCGTGGCTGCAGCCTACGCCCTGTTCATCAAAGGGCTTGCCAGCGAACTTATCTTGATCGACAAAGATACCCGCCGAGCAGAAGGCGAGGCCATGGACTTGATGCATGGCCAGTCGCTGGTGGGCAGCATGGCCGTGCGCGCGGGCACGTATGCTGACCTGCAAAACGCGCAGATTGTGATTATCAGCGCTGGCGTAGCGCAGCGCCCCGGAGAAAGCCGGCTGGCCCTGCTTAATCGCAACACGGAAGTGTTCCGAGAGATTATGGGCGAGCTGGATCGCTACGCGCCCGGAGCCATCCTGATCGTCGCCACCAATCCGGTCGACATCCTAACCTATGTAGCCCAGCGGCTTAGCCAACGCCCCGCCGAGCGTATCATTGGCACAGGTACCTTACTCGACACTGCACGTTTTCGGGCTCTGCTGGGGCAGTACTATGGGGTTGATCCCCGTTCGGTCCATGCCTATATCTTAGGGGAGCACGGCGATTCAGAGGTTCCCATTTGGAGCCAGGTGGCCATTGGTGGCCAGCGCATCCTAAACCGGACCGTGCTTGGCCGGCCGTTTGATCCGCAGCACATGCAGCGCATCTTCGAAGAAGCCCGGACAGCCGCCTATGCCATCATCGAACGCAAAGGCTACACCAACACGGCCATTGGCGTGGTAATTGCGCGCCTAGTCGAGGCGATATTAGATGATGAGAAAAGCGTACTGCCGGTAAGCGTGCGACTTGAGGGCGAATACGGCTTACGCGACGTTTGCCTAAGCATTCCTTGCGTTGTCGGCCTAGAAGGCATTGAAGGTCGCGTCTTGCCCGAACTAGCGCCCGAGGAACAAGAGGGCCTTCATCGCTCAGCCGCTGTGCTTCGAGCATCGCTCCAGGAGCTTTCCCTTTAA